In a single window of the Sander lucioperca isolate FBNREF2018 chromosome 19, SLUC_FBN_1.2, whole genome shotgun sequence genome:
- the LOC116066143 gene encoding neuroendocrine protein 7B2 isoform X1 — protein sequence MTEMGSAVRLSLLGFLLCLHVGRAPARSPRTADQVSEADIQRLLHGVMEQLGIARPRVEYPAHQATNIVGPQSIQGGAHEGLQHLGPFGNIPNIVAELTGDNVPKDFSEDHGYPDPPNPCPLGKTAADGCLENAPDTAEFSREFQKHQHLFDPEHDYPALAKWNKELLYQKLKGGPKRRKRSVNPYLMGQRLDNVVAKKSVPHFSEEEEEEAPIVSAASKSTT from the exons ATGACAGAAATGGGCTCGGCGGTTCGGTTATCGTTGCTCGGCTTCCTCCTGTGCCTGCATGTCGGCAGAGCTCCAGCCCGCAGCCCCCGCACGGCGGACCAGGTGTCTGAGGCCGACATCCAGCGGCTCCTGCACGGCGTCATGGAGCAGCTGGGCATCGCTCGGCCCAGGGTGGAGTATCCCGCACATCAGGCCACAAACATTGTCGGGCCTCAGAGCATACAGG GTGGTGCTCACGAGGGGCTGCAGCACCTCGGCCCCTTTGGCAACATCCCCAACATTGTGGCCGAGCTGACCGGCGACAACGTTCCCAAAGACTTCAGTGAAGATCACGGGTACCCAGACCCTCCGAACCCCTGTCCCCTGGGAAAGACCG CAGCAGACGGCTGTTTGGAAAACGCTCCGGACACAGCCGAGTTCAGCAGAGAGTTTCAAAAACACCAGCACCTATTTGACCCAGAGCACGACTACCCGGCCCTGGCGAAGTGG AACAAGGAGCTTTTGTACCAAAAACTGAAGGGAGGAccgaaaagaagaaaaagg AGTGTCAACCCATATCTAATGGGCCAGCGGCTGGACAATGTGGTCGCCAAAAAATCTGTTCCTCACTTctctgaggaagaggaggaagaggcacCGATCGTCTCTGCTGCCAGCAAATCCACCACCTAA
- the grem1a gene encoding gremlin-1a, which produces MMKTQSVLISAAVLALLLCPLRSTDAATFQGAFPHPNKYNPNESDRCQQPPLSGLISRGMGSVTPTEEVLESSQEALHVTERRYLRLDWCKTQPLKQTIQEEGCLSRTILNRFCYGQCNSFYIPRHNYQDGDAFQSCSACKPKTFSTITYTLFCPGQIPSTRKKRIQRVKQCRCTTIDKD; this is translated from the coding sequence ATGATGAAGACACAATCAGTGCTGATCTCTGCAGCAGTTTTGgcactgctgctctgcccgctTAGGAGCACAGATGCTGCCACCTTTCAAGGCGCGTTCCCAcacccaaacaaatacaacccaAACGAATCGGATAGATGTCAACAACCCCCCCTCAGTGGACTAATTTCCCGCGGGATGGGGTCTGTAACCCCAACAGAAGAAGTGCTAGAGTCCAGTCAGGAGGCGCTGCACGTCACGGAGCGTCGCTACCTGAGGCTGGACTGGTGTAAGACGCAGCCGCTCAAGCAGACCATCCAAGAGGAAGGCTGCCTGAGCCGCACCATCCTCAACCGGTTTTGCTACGGACAATGCAACTCCTTTTACATCCCGAGGCACAATTACCAGGACGGAGACGCCTTTCAGTCTTGCTCTGCCTGCAAACCCAAAACCTTCAGCACCATCACTTACACCCTCTTCTGCCCGGGTCAGATACCCAGTACCAGGAAGAAACGGATCCAGCGTGTAAAGCAGTGCCGCTGCACAACAATAGATAAGGATTAG
- the LOC116066143 gene encoding neuroendocrine protein 7B2 isoform X2, translating to MTEMGSAVRLSLLGFLLCLHVGRAPARSPRTADQVSEADIQRLLHGVMEQLGIARPRVEYPAHQATNIVGPQSIQGGAHEGLQHLGPFGNIPNIVAELTGDNVPKDFSEDHGYPDPPNPCPLGKTADGCLENAPDTAEFSREFQKHQHLFDPEHDYPALAKWNKELLYQKLKGGPKRRKRSVNPYLMGQRLDNVVAKKSVPHFSEEEEEEAPIVSAASKSTT from the exons ATGACAGAAATGGGCTCGGCGGTTCGGTTATCGTTGCTCGGCTTCCTCCTGTGCCTGCATGTCGGCAGAGCTCCAGCCCGCAGCCCCCGCACGGCGGACCAGGTGTCTGAGGCCGACATCCAGCGGCTCCTGCACGGCGTCATGGAGCAGCTGGGCATCGCTCGGCCCAGGGTGGAGTATCCCGCACATCAGGCCACAAACATTGTCGGGCCTCAGAGCATACAGG GTGGTGCTCACGAGGGGCTGCAGCACCTCGGCCCCTTTGGCAACATCCCCAACATTGTGGCCGAGCTGACCGGCGACAACGTTCCCAAAGACTTCAGTGAAGATCACGGGTACCCAGACCCTCCGAACCCCTGTCCCCTGGGAAAGACCG CAGACGGCTGTTTGGAAAACGCTCCGGACACAGCCGAGTTCAGCAGAGAGTTTCAAAAACACCAGCACCTATTTGACCCAGAGCACGACTACCCGGCCCTGGCGAAGTGG AACAAGGAGCTTTTGTACCAAAAACTGAAGGGAGGAccgaaaagaagaaaaagg AGTGTCAACCCATATCTAATGGGCCAGCGGCTGGACAATGTGGTCGCCAAAAAATCTGTTCCTCACTTctctgaggaagaggaggaagaggcacCGATCGTCTCTGCTGCCAGCAAATCCACCACCTAA
- the LOC116066142 gene encoding rho GTPase-activating protein 11A, with the protein MKVTDSNVIRFHLQVIYGITVKSSEKKKERLFIGGTKIFGVPLEILPRQYIPVFGLVPCFLVDACSFLLERAGTVGLFRKPGSLPRIKTLRAKLNRGEGCLSATLPYDVATLIKQFCRELPEPLFPPELHAALLKAQSLSNLQDRTSALQLLSCLLPARNSSCLHYLFDFLSAVSQRCPENLMTSSNLAIVFAPCLLPPPNKAEMSEGRLELRVLVLRTFIDKPHLFGVIPKAVMDSMEFLMNFHFLKDTKQGHRKRHGFKVTRSVKTMPWVQARSKVKPPASEQSQEFTSGDRPSLRRSLGLETFPNVLLFRTCMPHAEHDFSPATTLLDSSSPVGKEACKTLQERLKRDLRLVHFPRFTRGQDAHSSPVLTGVGRLQLTPRRKCFSL; encoded by the exons ATGAAGGTTACAGACAGTAATGTGATTCGGTTTCACCTTCAAGTTATTTATGGGATAACTGTGAAGAGCTCtgagaagaaaaaggagagactgTTCATCGGTGGTACAAAGATCTTCGGTGTTCCACTGGAGATTTTACCCAGGCAATACATTCCTGTGTTTGGACTGGTACCCTG CTTTTTGGTGGATGCGTGTTCATTTCTTCTGGAGCGTGCTGGGACTGTAGGCCTGTTCAGAAAACCAGGCTCTCTTCCTCGCATTAAGACCCTCAGG GCCAAGCTGAATAGAGGAGAAGGGTGTCTGTCCGCAACCCTCCCTTACGATGTTGCAACGCTCATCAAACAGTTTTGCAGGGAGCTGCCAGAGCCTTTGTTCCCCCCTGAGCTCCACGCAGCATTGCTCAAAGCCCAGTCACTGTCCAACCTGCAGGACAGAACTTCAGCCCTCCAGCTGCTGTCCTGTTTGCTACCTGCCAGAAACTCCTCCTGTCTGCATTACCTGTTTGACTTCCTCTCCGCAGTCTCCCAGAG ATGCCCCGAAAACTTGATGACCAGCTCCAACCTCGCTATCGTCTTTGCTCCTTGTCTTTTACCGCCTCCCAACAAGGCAGAGATGTCTGAAGGGCGACTGGAACTCAGAGTTCTCGTCCTACGCACGTTCATTGATAAGCCTCACTTATTCG GTGTGATTCCTAAAGCTGTAATGGACAGTATGGAGTTCCTGATGAATTTCCATTTTCTGAAAGATACAAAGCAAGGACACAGAAAAAGACACGGTTTTAAAG TGACACGGTCTGTGAAGACGATGCCCTGGGTTCAAGCGAGGTCGAAGGTCAAGCCTCCGGCCTCTGAGCAGAGCCAAGAGTTCACCTCAGGAGACAGACCATCACTCAGGAGAAGCCTCGGCCTCGAGACTTTCCCCAATGTCCTGCTGTTTAGGACCTGTATGCCTCATGCAG AACACGATTTCAGTCCTGCAACGACTTTGTTGGACAGCAGCAGCCCCGTTGGCAAAGAAGCATGCAAGACCCTGCAGGAGAGACTAAAAAG AGATCTGCGTTTGGTTCATTTCCCGAGGTTCACCAGAGGACAAGATGCACACAGCTCTCCTGTGCTCACTGGTGTCGGGAGACTACAGCTCACACCTAGGAGAAAGTGCTTTTCACTGTAA